GCGGGGCCGGATCTCCCTCTCCACCAAGGCCCTCGAGCCGGAACCGGGCGACATGCTCAGCGATCCCCAGAAGGTGTTCGACAAGGCCGAGGAGATGGCGGCCCGCTACAAGCAGATGCTGCTCGAGCAGGCCGAGGACAACGAGCCGATGGGTGTCTCCCTGGAATGAGGTCGCGCCGGATCCGCTGACGATGGTTCACCTTTCCCTGCGGGGCACCCCGCTGCCCTGCGGGGGCAGCCCCCTGGAGGCGGTGCTGTTCGACAAGGACGGCACCATGAGCCACAGCGAGCCGATGCTCGTGGCCCTGGCCCAGGCCAGGGTCTTTCACTGTCTGGCTCTGGCCGGTCTGGCCGAGGACGACCAGGAGCGGCACCGCGACCTGGGCGCCCTCCTGCATCGCGCCTACGGCCTGTCCGCCGAAGGCATCCACCCGGCCGGCACGATGGCGGTCGGGAGCCGCGACCAGAACCTGGTGGCCACCGGCACCGCCCTGGCCCAGGTGGGCTTCGGCTGGCCCGAAGCCCTGGCCATGGCCGAGGCGGTGTTCGCCCGCACCGATGCCCTCCACGGCCAGGGGAGTGAACAGCGGCCAGCCCCCACCCCCGGCCTGCGGCCCCTGCTGGAGGCCCTGCGCCAGGCGGGAGTGCGTTGCGCCGTGATCAGCAACGACCATGTGGAAGGCATCGAGGCGTTCCTGGCCGCCCACGACCTGGCCGCCTACGTGCAGGCCATCTGGAGCGCCGAGCATCAGCCCCGTAAACCCGACCCCGCCGCCATCCACGGCCTTTGCGAGGAACTGGGCGTAGCGGCGCAGAGCTGCGCCCTGGTCGGCGACGCCAACAGCGACCTGCGCATGGCGCGGGCCGCCGGGGTGCCGGTGGTGCTGGGCTATCGGGCGGGCTGGCGGCGGCCGGTGGAACTGGACGGGTCCTTCCTGCAGCTGGACCACTGGCGGGAGCTCGCTGTGGTGCCGGGGAGCGCCCCCATACCCCCCAATGGTTCAACCGCCACTGGGATGGTCGCCCCTCAGTCATAAGCTCACCCATCGACCGATCCTTTCCCCTATGAGCCGTTTCGTCTTCACCTCGGAATCGGTGACGGAAGGCCACCCCGACAAGATCTGCGACCAGGTGAGCGACG
This genomic stretch from Cyanobium gracile PCC 6307 harbors:
- a CDS encoding HAD family hydrolase, translating into MVHLSLRGTPLPCGGSPLEAVLFDKDGTMSHSEPMLVALAQARVFHCLALAGLAEDDQERHRDLGALLHRAYGLSAEGIHPAGTMAVGSRDQNLVATGTALAQVGFGWPEALAMAEAVFARTDALHGQGSEQRPAPTPGLRPLLEALRQAGVRCAVISNDHVEGIEAFLAAHDLAAYVQAIWSAEHQPRKPDPAAIHGLCEELGVAAQSCALVGDANSDLRMARAAGVPVVLGYRAGWRRPVELDGSFLQLDHWRELAVVPGSAPIPPNGSTATGMVAPQS